The genomic stretch ATAATAATGGTGATGAAGAGAGACCTTAGAGTGGAGGAAGAGAACATGTGTACGTCGCTGTTGACTGCATTTTTTGTTCTCTCTATGGCTTGTCTAAAACATTTCTACTCTATTTCTTATTTAATCGAACAATGGCGTTCGTTAGTGTTTCTACTCCTCAACCTCGTCCTCTTAGCCGTTTACTTCACATCGACTCGTCCTATTTGCGGCGAAACTCATCACAATTTCAAGGCTCGTCGAAGAGGTACGTTGAGGAAGAGTAAGAAGGCCAAGAAGACAAGGGGAGTGGAGGAACCAGCTTGTTCCGTTGTCGTGGAGCCTAAGGAAGTTATCAAGAACTGTATCGTGGAGGAGACGAAAAGTGTTTGTCCCGAGTCCGAGGAAACTGTGAAAGATTGCTTGCTTCACAAGGATTCAGTAGACTTTCATGAAAAAGAAGCTGAGTTTGAGCCAGGGAGGTTATCAAACGAGGAGCTGAACGAGAGAGTAGAGGCCTTCATCACAACGTTCAGGCAACATTTGGTGCTTGATGCAAGAAGAGGTAGAGACAGAGAAACTAACCAGAAGATGCGAACAAAAGAGACTGACATTAGCATTTTAGGTCGGGAGGTCACTTGTTCTGTTTAAGAGTTTCTCTACAAATTTTTTTGGCAACTGATGTAATGTCATAAGAACACAAAGACTATATTGAAACATGCAGCTTCAGTGTCTTGATAGGCTTTTTCACTGAAGTTGTTcagaaatgagaaaaaaaagtttgtgcGAGTCAACATACTTAGTCTCCTTGAAAAAGTAAGCTTAAGACTTGCAAAATTTTCTGCTTGACAATGTTGGCAGCTGCATCTCATCTGCAGCTCTTTTGATAACTAAGAACTTTACATCAGATATCatatccttgttagtttctgaacaatccttaaaaaaaaattgacattcACTATTGCGAAACATATACACAAGTCACCATCTCTTAACAAACAGTGAGAGAGATGAGACAAGACGAGTAGAATCGGCTACTCACTTGCTGCCTGTTATGCCCAAATATGCAGCCCAAGCCCAAAAACAGGGTCGACTCAAACCTTTTACAGGCTCtggggcaaaaaaaaaaaaaaaagacatttacgagatgaaattgaaaatttgatATTGTAATTACAAGGTAAAATAAAATCGTTTTCATTTGAAAAGGTAAGCACAACCAGAATAATAAAACACTTTTGCTTTTTTTATAGCTTCTTTTTTATTGAGAACCAGATCATTTGCTTCTACAAAAACTTtcaaactataatattttttagccGGTCCTGCTTCAAGGTCAAGTTAATTTTTCAAAGTTGAGTAAAAGGAAAAATAGACCTGGATTTAAGAACCAGAAACTGAATTGATGAAGTTGAAAGTGAAATGGaaacctgaaacaaaaaaacaaaaacaattctaggttttagaaacaaaaaaaaaatattctgctctaccaaaaaaattagtgatctataaacaaaaaacatgatagtaaacaaaattttaaagatcACTTACAAAAACTAATCAATTATGCAAGAATCCTTGAAGAATGAACGAATTTGAGATATTTTACAATTGTATCGTTAATGGAAATATGAACATTTTTTAGAAGAAAAGAAGACGTCTTGATGAAATATATTCATGCCTAATAAGCTCACATAAATGttgattataatattttaatattaattataattggTAAAAATGTAAACAGATTAACATGAATAAGATTGTGTTTCCATAAAGTTAGATTTATTAATttcgttttattaaaaaaatgttatatgtatattttacattaaaaaaattgtactactacaataaaaaaaaattatgggccCCCTCCAGCAATGGACTTTCGGTGCACCGCTGGCCCCTGGTCTTCAACCGGCCTTGCCCAAAGACTAACCCCAAATGTATTGACAATAGTTATCAGTTAGTGTTGGTATTTATAGTTGTCTATAGAAAGCTGACACATGTTACCGAGAGAAACCGATCCAAAAccgaataaaaaaatttacaagtacttAAAGATGTCTAATTCTCTAAAACCCGAAGATCCAGACCAGACTAAAACCGAGCAAAACTGAATATCCAAACGTCCACCCACGTCTATCACACTGCAATTGCAACCATGTTTGCGtgtatctttacgattttcaaAAGAACAAAAGATTCATGACCaatacataataatgtttttttatttacaaatatagAACTGATGTGCGATACTTtatcaaaacaagaaaaatcatTTGGTATACCGTACGTATACaaagaaaactagaaaattgGTCGGTATACATGTCACATGTGCACTATCTACCATTCACTATATTCCGGTaccaaaatgtttatataagaATACCAAGAAAAAGGTCAAACACCAGAATAGTCACCACTCACCACTATGGCACTATTCATGTAGAAGAATCATTGAAGAGATAAATGTTCAAAGGATCCACACATACGAGCCACGTAGAATCCACCAGAtttgaatgttattttttcGATGCTAAgatttaatttcgaaattgacTATATTGTAACATGTAGACTATATTTGCAAAGTGATTTTGTTACACGTCATTTCTAAAATCAATTTCAGAAAACAAATATGATGTGGCtactaaaattgatgacatgtcttatagcttaatatgacatggacaattgcatttaatgttaatttatacttttggtaaactttataaaatatagtaataattcatatattatatttaatgtcaatttatatttttgaaacttttttttagaatatgagaataactcataaatcatcattaaaataaatatattcaaatatgacattataaatttcgaaatataatttaattatatatttttaaattatataatttattactaaaattttcaaaaatgtttacaatttttttagaaaattttataaatttaatcgtaaaatcattattttcttatatatctacaaattttataaatattgtttaattctaatttttggtaattatgcaacttttacaaatgtacttaatatatttaattaaaataaatagatagattttagacaattgcatttaattttaatttatatttttggtaaactttttaaaatatcgtaataactcatatattacatttaatgtcaatttatattttcggattttttttagatatgggaataactcataaatcatcattaaaataaaatatattcaaatctggcattataaatttccctagactatatttgtgaagtgattttgccacatgtcattTCTACaattaatttcacaaaacaaatatgacgtggctactgaaattgatgacatgtcttatagcTTAATATGATGTGGACAATtgtatttaatgttaatttatacttttggtaaactttataaaatatgataataactcatatattacatttaatgtcaatttatatttttggaaattgtTTTAGAATATGGGattaactcataaatcatcattaaaataaatatattcaaatatgacattataaatttcgaaatataatttaattatatatttttaaattatacaaatttattactaaaattttcaaaaatgtatacaatttttttagaaaattatacaaatttaatcgtaaaatcattattttcttatatatctacaaattttataaatattgtttaattttaatttttggtaattatgaaACTTTTACAAATGtacttaatatatttaattaaaataaatagatagattttgggcaattgcatttaattttaatttatatttttggtaaactttttaaaatatcgtaataactcatatattacatttaatgtcaatttatattttcaaatttgtttttagatatgtaaataactcataaatcatcattaaaataaatatatacaaatatggcattataaatttcgaaatataatttaattatatattttttaattatacaattttattactaaaaatttcaaaaatatatacaatttttttagaaaattataaaaatttaatcgtaaaatcattattttcttatatatctacagaTTTTATaagtattatttaattttatgtttttagtaattatgcaacttttacaaatgtatttaatatatttaattaaaataaatagataaaaaatctatctaagattataatttcaaatatatacatgcatattcttaaatatattttttatgtttaattaatcaaatttatattaaaatattgatacgaagacaaaaatttacaatattaataaaattttattttaaaatataatttatatttacctgttaaaaaatattttaaactttttttactgcacatggtgcaggaagacACCTAGTAATGGATTACACTTAAAGTAACTACTATGCTTTATTAGTTGGATAAATTatgggcaattctctcaaatagctatttttaagttcttgtcacaaaaataactttctataaagaaaatgaccaaaataatttatttttattttaaaaattttaatatttattttttaaaatttgaaactctatcctCAAAACTTCAcacctcttaactctaaaccctaaatataaattagttaactctagggtataaatgcatttttattctttataaaatttatttttgtcttttttctcACTAAGaactatttttgtaacaaaaatttagaaaaagctATCCTACTAAATTTGTCATaaattattactatattttatttatatcttgTTCTTAAAGTGATCGATTGTCTCATCAAGGCCGAGTATTTTGGTCGTGGTTGGAGATAGTTCTCTTAAGCTTCTGCGGGCTGAAGATTAATGCAAGAAGCAAAGCAAAACATTAAGGTCTGACTGGTGACCATTCGGAAAATAAGAGGAACAAATTAAAAAGGAATGTTAGGGAATAAAATAGCAGGAATGAAAATGAATGGTTGTTCCTTATCACTTTTAACAAGGAAtacttttgttctttaattctctacaaaaaaaaatgaaaggaaGTGAGAGGaaattattattccttgtgaattGTGATTTTTTTCAGGAACGTTAGGGAACGCATTATTCCTCGCCGTTCCCTGATCACCATTCATACCCTAATAATAGGGGGCTAAAGTACAGCAATAAGTAAAGACTAGTTTTTTGTAGTTTAATCTAAATAATGGCTTTGCAGAATTTTCTGGTTGAACTGTTAACTCCCATCAATTATTTGAAATCCATTGGTTGAGCTTATTGTTTCGTCCGCTTAATTagataaaatttatgaaaatgtatatttattaagttGTATTTAATCCctcaaatcaaaatatttaagaataaaaTGAAAGCACTATATAGTGATCGTCCATAGTCGATGTCCACGTCGAGAGATGATGTGAGGTTTGGTGGTTGTGAAGGAGCGATAGTCACTCTCCTAGTAAGCTAAGTTGAAAAGCAATTGGTGATGACTGATGGCTGAGAAGCCTCTTGCCACTTATGGAAACCTGCGTCTTTTGTGATTGATTTGGTGGATATATGCTTCTTGCGCCTGCTAGTTAATGTATATACAGTAAAACCCTATAAAGTATAAACAATACAGGTAACATAAATGTCATATATTTCttggttggttggttggttggttATTGAGTCGCTTTTACTATCTTCATGGGTGGTCGATCACCTTGGAATCTTTAGAGGAAAAAAAGCAAATGTTGTAAATTCTAAACGTTATTCAAATACTTCTAGCAATTGACCATTTAAACGTTATAAATATCAtgtgtataaattttatattttttctataatttttatagGGTGTGTAGCGAAAGAAATTATAGGTCATGCACTGTTGGATCGCCGTTAAGAGCGATCGATTAGAGTTTATTTATTAATCGTCAACAACTGAGatgtttttattgtttaaaatgcgtaaaccaaaaataatatgCAAAACATAAAAAAGGTGAAGATAAAAATTAACTAGATCTTTGATCGTTACATCCGCACgagttttatttatagaaaagatTTACATTTACATCccaaaaatttatgatttttttgcaAACCCAAAAATTTGTGACTAGTTGTAAATAGTTTGTTGTTATCTTCGAattctataatttattttcatgtgatttaattaaaattattactaCAAAATgtctttgattaaaaaaatattatagatgtTACTCCAaatcattttgaaaataaataaatataaaactctAAATATTAGGATAAACATGTTGAGAGACATGAGTATGAGAATATGATGTTTTGTAGATTTAGTTGAAAGTATACATATATAGTTTTCATTTTAGGTTTTATGAATATATGATGAtatctaaataaattttaatgtatatgattttcttttatGATTTCAGTTAATAGGATAGATATTAGTATAGTATGTGCTTAGAATATCTAGATAGCAACTGATTTGTTAGATATTAAACTGAttgattataattattttcttttgaaattgtATAAATGATTTTGTATTAGATATTTCGTAATTTTAGGCGTCATATAAACAACGGAGCATACATTAATGAATAAATTTTTATAGCACATAGAGTCATATTTAAGTTTTGTTGTTGAAAACTATCgtagataatatatttattaaatattttatattaatattttaatattttaatatttcaagtttaaaatttgtatgcAAGTTTGTGTAATAACTTCATTTATATTTAAGTTTAGTTACATAAGAATTAATTGTTAGCATATTATTAGgtaaataaaaacatacatttgataaatttttatgggatgatccaaaaaaaaatttacagataaaaaattcataacttctattattatagttttaaaaatcataaacatacTAAATATTGTATTCACCTAAATGTTATACCCAAGTATATTCAAAATTGTATAAGGATGATGTgtgtcaaattaaaaaaaaaacttatagttttaaatcatgAATCATAATTTtcattgatataaaatatacatctaCATTTGATGAACCTATATACATTGAACTAAAGCTTCTCAATGCTTTGATACATTAAAATGGATCATAAAAGGATAttcttgaaatattttattaggtctaaattaaaaaaaaaatcacacatgaaaacttcatatgacttttttttttaatagtataaataaattagattttgactCACCCTTTTAAAGCGCGGGATATATTTCTTTGACAACTTTGTATAAtcgcatttttttatttatttaatgtagGCATGGATTTAAAATCCATAACCCGAAGTCTGAACTgaaactaaaccaaaaatatCTGATCCGTACCCggtttgaaatataaaaataccagAATGTAtcttgtagggtggtacaaaacatatccaAACCCGAAGTATTATTTTGGCAAACCTGAACAAGTAACCcgaaaaaaaaacccaaaaaaatctgaaaatccaATCCAATGCATGTCCAAATTAATCACAAATAtgaatatttgaaacataaatatttacttcaaatattcaattctatatttattttcaaatggtATCTTAactaagtatattttttttaaataagtatcTTAAATAtccaattatatataaataagtatttatttcttatgttttgcttttaaattttggatttaaCTTCGGATATATCGGAACAGAACCAATATCACTCAAATCCGATAGATATATGGTTACTTTATAGGTTTTAGGATCTGATACAAATTAGAACCAAAACCGATGTATTATATCCGAATCCGATTCATACTTACAAATTTACTAGAATAAGACTTTTAgaaccaaaattcaaaatacccAACTCATATCCTAACGGGTACCTGAACGCCTAAGCCTAAGTTAAagtgtgttttatgttttgttcaattatttttatatttgataaatattttacatgtttGTTGGAATAAACCTTAAAACTATActcataaattttaattatgtcattaaatattaatagtagctaactgatatttattttatcaaatatatatatatatatatatataatgtctaATTTTAATACTCCATATAAAgagttatattattttgaatttgttgaAAGTTTTGAAGGATTTGTTTCTTGCATTTGGATTAAAGTACAGTTGTATGTATACGAATTATTAggcatatataattattttatatattaataaataaaatataattgattagttacttaaatttagttttaatataaattaaatttattactttaaaaatcaatatattatttatttagctCCTTAATTTTAGGCtaggatatatatatttaataataattaagttagCTATAAGTAGAAATAATAGGAAGGCTAGTTAATTGTAATTGTCCAACCTATATTATTTGTAAGTAGatcaaaaatgatttttttgatgaaatttcaaatttattgataataAGTAAAAGAATGTTATTTACATGAGAGGAACAATCTATTTGCTATATCTCTAAGCTGTGTTATAAAAATCGATATCAAAGTGTGATTTCAAACCATCTCCTAGCATTCCTCCCAACTTGTGCTCCGACTTATATTTGAGTGAATAAATCTTGTTCCTCATAGCCTTATCAATGAATCTCTTCATCTGCTCTATTGAGTGTCTACGTTGCTGGTGTCGCCTAGCGTTTCTCTCTCGCCAAATGTGGTAGATTAGGGTCTGAAAGAAGAGTCGAACTATGCAAGAGTCTACTCCTTTAGTGCCCATTGCCTGTAGACAGACGCTGCAATGTCCACTGCCAGTCTGGGCTAACACAAGAACCCACAAGTTTATGAGCAGGAGCCTCCCATATCGTGTAGGAATAGGGACATGAAAAGTACATATGGTCTCTTATCTCATCTCTTTCTCCAAACAGTTCACATCCTTGAATCATTCCCCAGTGTCTCATACGATCACCCGTAGAAAGCCTATTCTTAATGGCCAGCCAAGTGATAAAAAAGTAGCGGGGAACTCCTTGTGGGAACCAAACCACTCTATACCATCCCACCTTATTGCGCTTCAATCTCAGTTGATCCCAAGTTTTGGATGAAGAAAAAGTATCTCTGTAGTCATCAACCTCGTGTCTCCAAAGCATTACATCTCTTCCGCTCTCAGGCTGAGGAGCATCTATAGCCAGAATGCTGTTACGTAACTCTTGAAAGCGCCTACTTATCTGCCCCTGAATGTTCCATCCGTTcgttgttaccgtttcactaaCTGTGGCGTGTCTCCGCACACCAAGATAGATAGTACCTGCAGCTCCGGTGATGTCGATCAAACGCCCTTTACCCAATCAATCATCAAACCAGAAGTGACAGCTTGTGCCATCCCTGATGTCCACCTTAAGATAGTTATATGCTACATCCCTCAACTTCAAAAGTTTCCTCCATATCCAAGACCCTTTGGAATCATCCCTAACATTCCAAAAAGAATTTTTACTTTAGGAGataatgattttgttttaatagtattgactagattttgatccgcgcttcgaAAGTGCAGATTGTCTTCTGATAATAACATTGTTAGATATAAATTAATGTTATGGTTTTGATATACATTATTAAGTTATAAAGTTTCATTATATcaaagaagatttttttttgtttaaaattatagaatttatcaattagtttatttaagatttttatgtACACTTTCATTTTACAAcgtcatttttatattttgtatatattttataagagtTATATTTGTTAAGTTGGTGAGACATAAGATTtacttagaataaatatattatcagTGTTTTTATACACGACCCAAACCTGTGGTCAAACCGGTCAATTCGGTGATCTATGTATAGTCCGGTTCAGATTTAGTTAAAACGTGATAAgtaaaaatcttataaaatttGGTAAAAACTCAAAAGCCCATCATTAATCTGCGATGTGATAATGATTAACCCGATAAAAACCTATATAAATCTGATGATATTTTCTTAGAAAAAATGATAtactttttaatagtatataaatttgaataaaatatttgatttgtgATTCTTTAATTTAATACTGTTAAAAGAGAATCACtctaaaaactaaacaaatattttgtgtgACCTAAaataaactaatcaaaattctaataatttcatattctataacttataaaattaatgttttacgGGTGTCTATAAGGTATAGGAGTTTAAGACATGAGGTTagaattgttaaaatattttcattcaaTAATGAATAGAATGGTGTGTGACctaatatatttatagaaaataaccAATCTCTTCACAATACAAAAAACATATCTCATAATTCTCttacattttaaaaaacttatctCACGTTCATGTGTCTTTTTGTTTCGAAGGCTTCTCACGTTCATGTGCCGTGTAATTATTGTGTGCTTATACCATACATGATAAACTCaagttaagaaaaaatagaacgatTGGTCTATTCATTGttatatgatataaatatataatatatgattatacatatcaattaagAAATGGGAAATTTCCACAAATTTCACATTCAtactaccacttttcatgtttacactaaccacttttacctcCACTTTTAATAAAGCGTAAAAGACACtaatacccctagggttaatattgtatttttaacaaattcaaatatatttaattatattttaatattctaatttgaatatgtatattaaaatatacaaatatttattagtttaaatatcttactttaatattttattttaataagttgaagtagttttttaaaatttattaatatatgttattttccatatgtaattattttttaaaaaatttaaatatttaataaatggattaattaactttatatttattaattggtttaccaatttaattatgaatatcaattatgtatatataaatattatagaacttttatttcttattctataaatcaaaaaatgaattagtattcatttataataatatttaatatttattacgaatgttattatttaaaattaaataccaaaaataaaaaatatatttacattttaaatataaactatttaatgtaatcttagaaaaagatacTTAAGAATCCTTTAGAAatcttattttgaaaatataaaaataatatgttatatatagtatatatttaatacCCCCTCCatttcaatatagatgatattttagaagaaatattttgtttcaatttacatgaagttttgagGTTTTAAgattaactttaactttattggaaactgttcaaccaattagattttacgtgtttttttataattgtttaaatgatttaaaaactatattttttaaatgcttttttttcttaaatctaacttttttaatctttgtgcacTAAGGCAAAATATCAAGTATTATGAAATGGAGGGAGTAATAACTAAGTTAGTTGAAtgagaaataatagaaaatttaattaatgtaatGACCCAACGGTTTGTAAGTATATAAAAAGTTTTCttgtttaatagtattgatgtatCCTCCACCGGTTTTATTCTTAGTGTGCCACTAAATTTTTGTAGGCAGTATACAAATCTTCACATTTTGGGGATACTgagcttttttttcttctattcaCTTCATTATTATTATCAAATGCTATGAGAGATTAAACGGATCCCTAAGAATACTAACGGTAGAATTTGGTTAGTTGAACAGTGTGTATATGTACAACAGCATGATTAAGGCAACTCCATGGAGGTTTCTAAAACACTATCCTTTTTTAACACCAAATTGATTAATAATTGCGAATAGCTAGTACAAAGAAGTGGCCAAACGCAAAGCGTTTTTTGCCAATGAGCCTGCAGTcacgttcttttttttttgaacgactaCTTCATTAAAAAGAAAGGAGATTACACATAGATTGTTTCAACTAATACTCTCTTAGCAAGAGCATCAGCGGCCATATTGTCTTTGCGAGAAataaaaatgaaggaggaaacaGAGAGGTAACAAGACAAATTTAGGATATCCTGTAGGATTCCGCAAAGTTCCTTGATTGGGTCTCTCCTATTGATAGCTCTGATGATGATCTGAGCGTCTGATTTGATGCATAGTTTGTTAAAGCCAAGAGCTTGCGCATGGAGTAAGGCTTCTCTTAACGCCATGCCCTCTGCCACTAAGGGGGAGGGGACGTAGAGTTCGAGCGAGGTTCCCCGTGCCAGTATCCTGCCTGTGTTATCCGAGAACAGCCAAGCCAACCCCGCTTTCTGTTCTGATTCCTTCCAAGCTGCATCTGTGTTCACCGTGATGATATCTGGGTTCATTTGGGGAGGAGGCCTTTGGACAATTGTGTTCTGCTCAGTGGCCAGACCAGTGATAGACTGTTCCTGAGCTGTTTGCCATTCCAGTGCGTCCGCAATCGCTTTCGAGAGGACCTCCTTCGCCTCAAAACACCTGTTCTGAAATATCTTATGGTTTCTAGCAATCCATAGGTTCCAGCATATCCATGGAAAGAGAGACCCCATTCTCATTCCTATGGGAGGAAGGTTTCGGGCCTTCTTTGAGTCTTTGAGGGCTCTTTGGAAATCTGCAGAATCAATTATGTTCATCACATTATGGATCGGGGTTTGGTTCCAAATCTGTCTCGCAAAAGGACATGTCAAGAACAGATGGTTCGCCGTCTCTCGATCTCCACAATGAGTGCAAGCGAGGCACGTTGCTGGGATACCTCTTGAAGCTAGCGTATCTCCCAACGGTAGCGCACGCTGTACTATCTTCCATAGGAAAACTTTTATCTTGGGTGGGATGGGGAGCAACCAAATGTCTGCCATCCAGTCACATATCATCGGTTGGGGGGGTGGACTCTGTTCGGGCTGTAACTGCTTCAGGGCTGTATGATAACCTGTCTTTGTAGAGTATTCACCACTTTTAGTCGCTAACCAGCAATGCTTATCTTGGCCTCCTGTTCTACTTGGTTTAAGGAGAAGGATTTTATGAGCTTCATGGGGAAGCAGCAAATCCACTTTATCTCGGTCCCAAGCTCCTGTTGGTTGA from Brassica napus cultivar Da-Ae unplaced genomic scaffold, Da-Ae ScsIHWf_1206;HRSCAF=1726, whole genome shotgun sequence encodes the following:
- the LOC106370157 gene encoding uncharacterized protein LOC106370157 translates to MVMKRDLRVEEENMCTSLLTAFFVLSMACLKHFYSISYLIEQWRSLVFLLLNLVLLAVYFTSTRPICGETHHNFKARRRGTLRKSKKAKKTRGVEEPACSVVVEPKEVIKNCIVEETKSVCPESEETVKDCLLHKDSVDFHEKEAEFEPGRLSNEELNERVEAFITTFRQHLVLDARRGRDRETNQKMRTKETDISILGREVTCSV
- the LOC106421554 gene encoding uncharacterized protein LOC106421554 → MAQAVTSGLMIDWGQISRRFQELRNSILAIDAPQPESGRDVMLWRHEVDDYRDTFSSSKTWDQLRLKRNKVGWYRVVWFPQGVPRYFFITWLAIKNRLSTGDRMRHWGMIQGCELFGERDEIRDHMYFSCPYSYTIWEAPAHKLVGSCVSPDWQWTLQRLSTGNGH